The DNA window CATGTCGTAAGCCAATCTCAATGCTTAGGGATGAATGTTTAGCATGCTAGTAAAAAAATGTAGATGTTCATAGGGCTAAGCTAAAAAAGGGAGAAGGGAGTGTTAAAATGTGAGAGTTTAATAAACTTGTGTTTCGAAGAGCGTCATGGACATATCAGAAGAAAGACTGAGGAGTTTTAGAAAGTTGTTCGAAGACAACACTCTCACATTTGCACCCTTTAGTGTGAATGAGATTCTACATTTGATGAGCACCATGATAGACGAGCGGCTAATGGCGCACATGCAAGGGCGTTGGAGCAAAGCATCTCGGGCATTCATCATTGGTGGGGTGCACATACGCCCTACTATGGAAGACTTCTAAGCCATTCTTCGGCCCACATCTGAGGACTTGTTGCTGATTCCCCACTCGACTACATGACGAGACACCTACTTCTTAACTTCTTCGGGTGAACTCGCGCTTATATTGCATAGTCCATTGTAGGTAGGACATGCTTATATTGGTAGCATATTTCTTGTTGCGTCCCTCTAAGGGGATGCTCCTGTTACTTCGCCTCGTTGGGGTCGTCCATTTCGTGGAAACCCGCACTCAGAGCCTAGCCAGTCTCTTCCTGGTCGAGACCCTTCAAGGTCTCCAAGTGTTCTCTTCGGGACCGACTCACTATTCTTAGTGGGGGTCTCCCCTCGTGCTATTGCTTGAGTGGTGGATAGACAATCTTTGCTCGACTCCCCACTCTATCTTTATCATATATTCTCCCCATGCAGCGGTCAAGACTTTCTAAGACCATGATGGTCACAGTATCTCAGACGACCATCAATTCCTTTTCATCATCTTGTAGTATCACTTCGATGTCGTGAGGTTCTAGATGGGTGGTCTCCCGTTTATCATGATTCTAGAGTTGGAAGTGATCAACATCTATGACATCGCCCGTTTATTTCGCCAATTCGGCATGGTCCACACATCTTTATGAAGGTACGTCTCTCCCAACAATAAGAGTCCCTCCTCTTAGGAGTTCTACTTCGATTATTAGTACATGTGGGAGACCGCTACATCTGTCTTGATTCCCGCAAAGCATGTTAATGCCATTGTTTATGCACTTTTGCTTCATCAGCTAATAGTAGAGGGGACCATTGACATCAATTCCGATAGTAAGAAGAATCATATTTCACAGGTGGACTTAGGGAGCTTTTCTGAGATCCCCATACATCCCCGCAAAGTTGGAAGCTGTCAAGGAGCACTCTGAGGCCATGCTCAATGGAAGCCGACCCTGATGTATTGATCAATTCCGACTCAGACAATTCAAGTGACGATGAAGAGATGGCACCCACATCTAAACATGTTTCCAGATCCACCATGGCACTTGTCCTCGACATTGGGAAAACAATAATTGAAGAGGTCATATCCGAGAAGTTCACCAAACATGAGTCTTCTTCTGTcgcttcctcttcttcttcattcttttccATCTTGTTAAAACTCCAGTTGATCCTCCTTCTCCTTTCGTTTCCGAGTCGAATATCGTTGTTGAGGATTCTAATGTCCATGTTTATGCAATGCATGATGTTACTTTGAATTCAAATGATACGTTTGTTGATAATGATTTTCCGTTTGAAATGAAacgatttttagaaaatgagaATCAAGTCTCTTCCATGGAAGAAactattgaaattaatttgaattcggGGGAGGATCCACAAATTGTCTTGATAGGCCAAAGCCTAGATGAAAACGAGCGTCATCATCTAATTGAGTTGTTGAAGCTTAACAAAGACGTCTTTGCATGGTCCTATAAAGACATGCCGAGCATTGACCCCGAAATTGTCCAACATCGTATTTCGTTGTACCCGGATGCCAAGCCTGTCAAGAAGAAGCTCCAGCGTATGAAACCCGACATGGTCGACAAGATTAAGGAAGAGGTGCAGAAACAATTGGAAGCCAGCTTTCTAGATGTTGTCGAATATCCAGAATGGGTCGCCAATGTGGTCCCCGTGGCTAAGAAAGATGGAAAAGTCTGTGTGTGCGTGGACTACCGTGATCTCAACAAAGCTAGCCCCAAAGATAATTTCCCACTCCCACACATTGACGTGTTGGTTGACCACGCGGCTGGTCATGAgctcctatcattcatggatgGTTTCTCAGGCTATAATCAAGTTTTGATGGCGCCTGAGGACAAAGAAAAGACTACTTTTATCACTGAGGTTGGCACCTTCTGCTACCGTGTAATGCCTTTCGGGCTGAAGAACGCTGGAGCCACGTATCAGAGGGCGGCCACCACTATCCTCCAcgacatgatccacaaggaagtcGAAGTCTACGTCgatgatatgattgtcaaatccAGGAATCGAGCGAGACACATTGTAAACCTAGAGAAGTTCCTTCAAAGGATTCGGAAATACCAACTTCGTTTAAATCCAAAGAAATGCACATTCGGTGTTACTGCCGGTAAGATGCTGGGATTTCTAATTACTCAAAGAGGAATAGAAGTCGACCCTAGCAAAATTGCAGCCATCACGGCCATGCCAACACCCCGGAACGAGCGAGAGGTTCGAGGATTTCTCGGGAAAATCCAGTACATTAGTCGCTTCATCAGTAAGCTCACTTCCACTTGCGATCCTCTCTTCAAGCTTCTGAAGAAGGATCAAAAATTCGTCTGGAGTGACGCTTGTCAACACGCCTTTGATAAGGTGAAAGCTTATTTGCAATCCCCTCCTATCCTCATGTCTCCGAGGCCAGGAGTTCCTTTGATTCTTTATCTCACCGTCACCGAGTCATCCATGGGGAGCATGTTGGCCCAAGAGAACGAGAACAAAGAGGAAGTAGTTGTCTACTACCTCAGCAAAAGGATGACCGGTTACGAGTTGAACTATTCTTCTGTGGAAAAAGTCTGTTGGGCACTAGCCTGGGTAACGAAGAGGTTGCGCcactacatgcaagcccacccAATCAAGCTAGTGTCAAGGCTCGATCCCATTCGTTTCTTGTTTCAAAGAATTCTTCTTTCGCCGCGTCTTGCTAAATGGGTGATGATGATTTCAGAATATGACATCACACATACTGTGCAAAAGTCAATCAAGGGGAGCATAGTGGCTGATTTCCTAGCTGATCAACCAATCACCGTTGGAGACGATGACGAAGAGATGGTCTTTCCAGATGATGAGATCATGGTTGTTCAATCCGAAACGTGGAAGTTAATGTTCGATGGCGCGTCGGGCAGACAAGGTTACGACATTGGTATCCTTTTGATCGATCCTGCTGGCACGTATAATCCTACTTCTGTTAAGTTGAGTTATAGTGTCACCAACAACGAGGCTGAGTACGAAGCATGCATTGCTGGGATCAAGTTAGCTAGCGAGAAGAGGATTAACAGATTGGAGGTTATTGGAGACTCGAATCTTGTAATCTCACAAGCCAATGGAGATTGGCAGGTCAAAGGCGACAATCTTAAACCTTATCATTCTTTTCTCATGCGTTTAATCGCCAAATTCGAAAGTGTTGTTTTCATCCATGCTTCAAGGAGTCAGAACCGTTTCGCTGACGCCCTTGCAACTCTTGCGGCAATGACTCAGATTCCCGAAGGAATCAAGATCAAGCCACTCAAAATCCAACAAAGGTGCAATCGCATCTATGAGAAACTAGTGGTGGCTAACGCTAGTATCTCAAGCAAACCTTGGTTCGAGCCCATTCAATCATATATCGAAAGGGGGGAATACCCTGCCCACTTTCAGAAGAAAGAGCGTCGCGCTCTCCGTCAGTTTGCCACTAGCTATGTGGTTGTGGCGGGATGTCTCTATCGACGATCTTTTGATGGAAAAAACATGCTTTGTGTAGATCAGGCGGAGTCTACTACCATCATGGAAGAAGTGCATGCTGGGAATTGCGGTTCCCACATGAATGGCATGGCTCTTGCTAAGAAAGTTCTTCGGCTAGGCTACTTTTGGCAGAACTTGGAACAAGATTGCATTGCGTTCGTCAAGAAGTGTCACCAGTGTCAAATTTATGCTAATCTAAAGCATACTCCCGCTTCTCTCCTCTATAACATGATTTCTCCATGGCCATTTTCTACATGGGGAATCGACATCATTGGGAAAATCCACCCTCACGCATCCAGTGGCCATGAATTCATATTGGTCGCTATTGATTACTTTACCAAGTGGGTTGAGGCTTCTTcattcaaaatcctcaaatcctCCCACGTGGCAAAGTTCATTCGCAATAATATCATTAGTCGATACGGGGTTCCCCATTCGATGATTTCCGATAATGGACGACACTTTCAAGGTAATGTGCTCGAACTTTTAAGAGAATTCAAAATCGAGCATCATAAGTCTTCACCATATCGACCGCAAACCAACGGGGCAGTCGAGACTGCTAACAAGAATGTGATCTCAATCTTGAAGAAAACCACACAAACATATAGGGATTGGCATGAGAAGCTACCCTATGCTATGTGGGGTTACCGAACCACCGCTCGGACTTCCACGGACGAAAATCCTTATTCGTTGGTATATGGCATGGAGGCAGTTCAACCCATTGAGTTGGAATTGCCTACTCTCAGGGTTCTTTTGGAGAGCCACGTCATCGAGGAAGATTGGCTGAAGTCCAGATACGACCAACTATCACTCATGGAGGACCGGAGGCTAGATGCCCTATGCAAGACACAAGCTTATCAACAACGCATGGCAAGGGCGTTCAACAAGAAGGTTAAGCCTAGGCATCTTGTTGTAGGGGACCTTGTTCTTAGAAAAACCCGAGAGCTGCAGGACCCTAGAGGAAAATTTCAGCCGCCATGGGAGGGACCTTTCATCATCAAGCAGATTTTTTCAGGTGGAGCTGTTCGCCTCGCCACTCTCGATGGCGATGAGTGTTCATCACCCTTTAATCTTGACACGCTCAAGAAATACTATTCCTGAGATAAATAAATCAACGACAtggttttgatttgttttaaaaagaaaaaaatcatggGGGTTTTCTCATTTCACGTGTTCCGTGATTGTCAAAGATGTTCCAAATGAGGTGAACGCCTAAGCCCATTTGCTTTCTACAAAAGGCATTTCCGGAAAATGCATATCATGAATTCAACATCTTTTCTCTGCATTCGCATACAAGCATGCATTTCATGACATTGTCGTCGAACCCCTAGTTTctatactaggggcatttttgcaaatgcatttaaaaacaaaaacgaaaaaaaaaactttcaacgTGATTGTTAAAGTcaagtttctaaaaaaaaaaacatgttgagGACCTGTTAACAAGCACGTTGAGagaatttctttcattttcctttcAATCCATTGCACTCAGAATTGAAGGAAGAACTATTGAACTACCTTTGGACCTGATTCCCCATCCTCAGGGGATAGGTAGGCAACCTATCAAATAGGTTCGGTCAAAAtctttcaaaacatttttatccTTAGTGTGAAGAAGACAGTGATCTCTATTGTCATGAACCAACAAGGACATTATGAAATGAGTAAGCGTTAAGACCAATTCTTAACCGATGACTGTTTCCAAAAGCGATTTCGAAGTCTTTCTAAAAGACTCACGTAGGGAAGTCTGGTCTGTCAACTGCCTTCAAAAATACCTTGCGATTGCTGAAAAATCTTTGTTTTTAAACCCTTTGAGACACAGCAGAACCCGAACCTAACCTGAAAGTTGAGTGGATTAGGAGAATTGTCTA is part of the Impatiens glandulifera chromosome 1, dImpGla2.1, whole genome shotgun sequence genome and encodes:
- the LOC124921005 gene encoding uncharacterized protein LOC124921005, translated to MHDVTLNSNDTFVDNDFPFEMKRFLENENQVSSMEETIEINLNSGEDPQIVLIGQSLDENERHHLIELLKLNKDVFAWSYKDMPSIDPEIVQHRISLYPDAKPVKKKLQRMKPDMVDKIKEEVQKQLEASFLDVVEYPEWVANVVPVAKKDGKVCVCVDYRDLNKASPKDNFPLPHIDVLVDHAAGHELLSFMDGFSGYNQVLMAPEDKEKTTFITEVGTFCYRVMPFGLKNAGATYQRAATTILHDMIHKEVEVYVDDMIVKSRNRARHIVNLEKFLQRIRKYQLRLNPKKCTFGVTAGKMLGFLITQRGIEVDPSKIAAITAMPTPRNEREVRGFLGKIQYISRFISKLTSTCDPLFKLLKKDQKFVWSDACQHAFDKVKAYLQSPPILMSPRPGVPLILYLTVTESSMGSMLAQENENKEEVVVYYLSKRMTGYELNYSSVEKVCWALAWVTKRLRHYMQAHPIKLVSRLDPIRFLFQRILLSPRLAKWVMMISEYDITHTVQKSIKGSIVADFLADQPITVGDDDEEMVFPDDEIMVVQSETWKLMFDGASGRQGYDIGILLIDPAGTYNPTSVKLSYSVTNNEAEYEACIAGIKLASEKRINRLEVIGDSNLVISQANGDWQVKGDNLKPYHSFLMRLIAKFESVVFIHASRSQNRFADALATLAAMTQIPEGIKIKPLKIQQRCNRIYEKLVVANASISSKPWFEPIQSYIERGEYPAHFQKKERRALRQFATSYVVVAGCLYRRSFDGKNMLCVDQAESTTIMEEVHAGNCGSHMNGMALAKKVLRLGYFWQNLEQDCIAFVKKCHQCQIYANLKHTPASLLYNMISPWPFSTWGIDIIGKIHPHASSGHEFILVAIDYFTKWVEASSFKILKSSHVAKFIRNNIISRYGVPHSMISDNGRHFQGNVLELLREFKIEHHKSSPYRPQTNGAVETANKNVISILKKTTQTYRDWHEKLPYAMWGYRTTARTSTDENPYSLVYGMEAVQPIELELPTLRVLLESHVIEEDWLKSRYDQLSLMEDRRLDALCKTQAYQQRMARAFNKKVKPRHLVVGDLVLRKTRELQDPRGKFQPPWEGPFIIKQIFSGGAVRLATLDGDECSSPFNLDTLKKYYS